A single region of the Lotus japonicus ecotype B-129 chromosome 4, LjGifu_v1.2 genome encodes:
- the LOC130712966 gene encoding peroxidase 5-like: MAMQPVSLRLRTGTVPGSRSNRSERTSKLTTTNTSMHQIMVSRLVVILSLWSLASASLHIGFYSSTCPSAEEIVRNTVNKAVSLNPGIAAGLIRLHFHDCFVRGCDGSVLLESTPDNPSVERDHPANYPSLRGFEVIEEAKTQLEATCPQTVSCADILAFAARDSALKVGGIKYDVPSGRRDGRISIRDEVPQNLPSPDSNADELVRNFSRKGLSLDEMVTLSGAHSIGVSHCSSFSKRLYSFNDTHPQDSSMDPSFAAYLKAKCPQPPSNTDPMTDFDAITPIRLDNKYYKGVINHRVLLTSDQTLLSSQSTREMVVSNANYGDSWAMKFGETMVHMGFIDVLTGSDGEIRKHCTFVN, from the exons ATGGCTATGCAGCCGGTTTCCCTTAGGCTCCGGACCGGTACTGTGCCCGGTTCCCGGTCGAACCGGTCCGAACG AACTTCCAAACTCACTACAACAAACACAAGCATGCATCAAATTATGGTTTCTAGATTGGTTGTGATTCTATCTCTTTGGTCATTGGCCTCAGCATCTCTGCATATTGGTTTCTACAGCTCCACATGTCCATCTGCTGAAGAAATAGTGAGAAACACAGTAAACAAAGCCGTTTCTCTCAACCCAGGCATAGCTGCTGGTTTGATTCGATTGCATTTTCATGATTGCTTTGTGAGG GGTTGTGATGGTTCTGTGTTGCTAGAATCCACTCCCGACAAcccaagtgttgagagagaccaCCCCGCCAACTACCCAAGCTTACGTGGCTTTGAGGTGATTGAGGAGGCCAAGACCCAATTAGAGGCAACATGTCCTCAAACAGTGTCATGTGCTGACATTCTTGCCTTCGCAGCTCGAGACAGCGCTCTCAAAGTCGGTGGCATTAAGTACGATGTGCCATCAGGACGAAGAGACGGTCGCATCTCCATTAGAGATGAAGTGCCACAAAATCTACCATCTCCAGACTCCAACGCTGATGAACTAGTTAGAAATTTTTCACGAAAAGGTTTGTCACTAGACGAAATGGTTACACTCTCAGGAGCACATTCAATCGGCGTGTCGCATTGTTCCTCCTTCTCTAAGCGCCTCTACTCTTTCAACGATACACATCCTCAAGATTCCTCCATGGACCCTTCTTTCGCTGCATATTTGAAAGCTAAGTGTCCTCAACCACCGAGCAACACGGATCCAATGACGGACTTTGATGCTATTACTCCTATTCGTTTGGATAACAAGTACTATAAGGGAGTCATCAACCATCGTGTCTTGTTGACCTCTGATCAAACGTTGTTGAGCAGTCAATCAACAAGGGAAATGGTTGTGAGCAATGCCAATTACGGTGATAGTTGGGCGATGAAGTTTGGCGAGACAATGGTGCACATGGGTTTCATTGATGTGCTAACTGGCTCTGATGGAGAGATCAGGAAGCATTGCACCTTTGTTAATTAA
- the LOC130712967 gene encoding uncharacterized protein LOC130712967 yields MATTQQNDGRNTTPVDASPNVVGTQEAAENAANVRGKTDPAWEHFPALDAAVAIGSGFKGPSYDELRVNLLGDCNKECQLLVESHRANWAKYGCMSFVKSVDASDIVKDASTLCHLFSEVIEWVGPQNVVHVVTDNAANYLAVGKLIHQKYENIFWTPCAAHCINLLLKDIGCLPHIADLASKASKVTIFIYNHMIFLSWLRKRSSWKEIVRPGVTRFATTFITLKSISDHKSDLQALVVNQHFTGHKLSTGKLVSGIILDSKFWRDCEVVSNIAAPIIRLLRIVDGDEKPSMGYVYDGMQRAKNAIMRMFRDKSELYKPYTDIISARWDKHLKHTLHAAAYFLNPGFFYDPSFVEKDRVVQSLVDLLEVKSLCASLPKALLELNVYRERKDSFSRASALQAASQIQPVLINLFIATQWWSIYGSSAPLLQKIAIRILSQTSSSSGCERNWSFFERIHTKKRNRLEHQKLSDHVYITYTLRLKKRSELKKRTYDPVDYECINNVDFWVVEEEASPEFDDNEAELENNIYEDDARDVAGGEEVGISEEPLMESVDFQIGANVESSSFDGIEINLNDVNDF; encoded by the exons ATGGCTACCACTCAacag AATGATGGAAGAAATACTACTCCAGTTGATGCTTCTCCTAATGTTGTTGGGACACAAGAAGCCGCGGAAAACGCTGCTAATGTTCGTGGGAAAACAGATCCTGCTTGGGAGCATTTT CCAGCATTGGATGCAGCTGTTGCCATTGGCTCTGGTTTTAAAGGACCATCTTATGATGAATTAAGGGTCAACTTGTTAGGAGATTGCAACAAAGAGTGTCAGTTACTTGTTGAAAGCCACCGGGCCAATTGGGCTAAGTATGGAT GCATGTCATTTGTCAAATCTGTGGATGCATCCGATATTGTCAAAGATGCTTCAACATTGTGCCACTTGTTTTCTGAAGTTATTGAGTGGGTTGGACCTCAAAACGTGGTTCATGTTGTCACAGATAATGCGGCTAACTATTTAGCTGTCGGTAAATTAATTCATCAGAAATATGAGAACATTTTTTGGACTCCATGTGCTGCTCATTGCATAAATCTCCTTTTGAAGGATATTGGTTGCTTGCCACATATTGCAGATCTTGCCTCAAAAGCTTCTAAGGTGACTATATTTATTTACAATCATATGATATTTTTATCTTGGCTTAGAAAAAGAAGTAGTTGGAAAGAAATTGTTCGTCCAGGGGTGACTCGGTTTGCTACCACCTTTATCACATTGAAAAGTATTTCTGATCATAAGTCTGATTTGCAAGCTCTAGTTGTTAATCAACACTTTACTGGTCATAAGTTATCAACGGGTAAACTTGTTAGTGGAATCATTTTAGATAGTAAATTTTGGAGGGATTGTGAGGTGGTGTCAAATATTGCAGCTCCCATTATCCGACTCCTTAGAATTGTAGATGGGGATGAAAAACCCTCGATGGGCTATGTTTATGATGGCATGCAAAGGGCAAAGAACGCAATCATGCGGATGTTCAGGGATAAGAGTGAATTGTATAAGCCGTACACAGATATTATTTCAGCTCGATGGGATAAACACTTGAAGCACACTCTTCATGCAGCAGCTTACTTTCTAAATCCTGGATTCTTTTATGATCCAAGTTTTGTTGAAAAGGATAGAGTTGTGCAGTCACTTGTTGATTTGTTGGAGGTGAAAAGTCTATGTGCTAGCTTACCCAAAGCCCTTCTAGAGTTGAATGTCTATCGTGAGCGGAAAGACTCATTTAGTCGAGCAAGTGCTTTGCAAGCGGCAAGCCAAATTCAACCCG ttttaataaatttatttattgcaACTCAATGGTGGTCAATATATGGGAGTAGTGCTCCATTGTTACAAAAGATTGCAATTCGTATTCTTAGccaaacatcatcatcttcagggTGTGAAAGAAATTGGAGTTTCTTTGAACGCATCCATACTAAAAAACGAAATAGACTTGAACACCAAAAGCTAAGTGATCATGTTTATATTACTTATACCTTGCGTTTGAAGAAAAG GAGTGAATTGAAGAAGAGAACTTATGATCCTGTTGATTATGAATGCATCAATAATGTTGACTTTTGGGTAGTTGAGGAAGAAGCATCTCCTGAGTTTGATGATAATGAGGCTGAGCTTGAGAATAACATTTATGAAGATGATGCAAGAGATGTTGCAG GTGGTGAAGAAGTTGGCATTTCAGAGGAGCCACTGATGGAGTCAGTTGATTTTCAAATTGGGGCAAATGTTGAATCATCGTCGTTTGATGGAATAGAGATCAATCTTAATGATGTTAATGATTTCTGA